GCAAAGGACATTGAAGGGTTTGTAGAGTAGGAAGTATTGGAGTTGGGGTTTATTTTTGCTCATAAATCAAGGGAAATATCTTCGTTTTCTTTCGTTATGCTATTTAAGTATATAATATTTCAAAATAGCGAATATTTTCTTCAAAACTACTGGATACCAATAAATTTAACCGTACGAATTCGCAAGATTTTTACAAAATGACGTGAAAAGGGCAGTTATTACCGCACAACGAAAGTTATTTGACCCTCAAAAAAATCTTCTGCACAACTAAATTATTAATTATCTGTGGTATCGACACTACGCCCCATATGGAAATTTCCATTACAGCGCATTATGAGCATAGTTACCACTCATATCTTCCGTTAAATATCCAATTTCAATAATCCTTTGCTTCAAAACGAATTGTCATAGTTTTGGCATTAAATTCGCTATTTATCAATTACCACAAAGTTACATTCCCATAATTCCTTACCAACAAACCCACTTATACCAGTACACAAAAGACTCAAATCAATACACAAACTGACTAAATTATTCTCCATGAAAACCAATAGCGTAACTTCTGTGGTAGTGTCCGACAAACACCTATTCGCCGATTTTATAGACCAACAAACCAAACAAAATCCTAAAACGACTGCTATTAGATTCAACCAACAATATCTTACCTATCAAGCCTTGAACAACAGTACCAATCAATTGGCCCACTACCTCCAAGATAAGGGTGTTCAAAAAGGCACAATGGTAGCCATCAGTGTAGAACGTTCATTGGAGATGGTGGTGGGTATTTTGGGAATAATGAAAGCAGGAGGCATATATGTACCAATTGACCCTTCTTACCCTGATGAAAGAATACAGTATATTTTGGAAGATACATCTACCAAAATCCTTCTGACACAACAGCACTTAATAACCAAATTTGGCGAAGTTGAGCAAGTCATAAGCTTTGAAACCGATTGGCTCAATATCCTCAACTATCCAACCGAAGCCCCCTTTGTGGAACTCCAAAACCACGATTTGGCCTACATTATTTACACCTCTGGCTCGACTGGAAAACCCAAAGGTGTGATGGTGACGCACGAAAACTTGTGGTATTCGACCACAGCTCGACTGCAATATTATCCCGACAAAGTTCGCAGTTTTTTGTTGCTATCTTCTTTTGCTTTTGACAGTTCGGTGGCAGGTATATTTTGGACATTGGCAGATGGGGGTACTTTGGTTTTGCCGCCTCAAAATACCGAAAAAGACCCGCTGTGTTTGGTGAATCTCATTGAAGAACACCACATATCTCACCTGCTTTGTTTGCCTTCTTTGCATAACTTATTATTGGATTACCCTACTTCAAAATTGGTTTCCCTCCAAACAGTCATTGTCGCAGGTGAAGCCTGCCCTAAATCTTTGGTTAACAAACACTACCAAGTACTCCCGAGCATCAACTTATACAATGAATATGGTCCAACTGAAGGCAGTGTATGGTCAACCGTTTACTACTGCCCCAAACAAATGATTGAAGCCCAAAGTGTACCAATCGGCAAAGGAATAGCCCATGCCAAAATCTATATTTTAGATGAAAACCAACAACCTGTCAAACTTGGTGAACAAGGTGAAATCTACATTGGCGGTAAAGGTGTTGCGAAAGGTTATTTGCATCAAACTAAGCTGACTGATGAGAAGTTTTTGGAGCTTCAGATTTCCAATGAAAAACCTGCAAAAGTTTACCGCACAGGTGATTTGGGTTCTTGGCTATCAGATGGCAACATTGAGTTTTTGGGACGCACCGACCACCAAATCAAGTTGCGAGGCTACCGTATTGAGTTGGGGGAAATTGAAGAGGTCATTTGTCAACAAGCAGGTGTTCAAGAAGCTGTTGTGGTGGTGAAAGGCAATGCTGCAAATTCCAGAAAACTGGTTGCTTATGCCACCTTGCAGCCTGGCTACCCATTGAAGGAAGTAGAAATCAAGGCAAATTTGAAACAGCATTTGCCTGAATACATGATTCCTACAAATATTGTTTTTTTGAAGGAGATACCCCGCACTCCAAATGGTAAAATCAACCGAAAATCTTTGTCGGAACTGCAACTGCCTTTTGAAAATACCAATCGCACATTGAAGTCCAATCATTTGCTGCAAAGGCAAAACGATGCTTTAGAAAATTTTATGCTGCAATTGTGGTGTGAAATATTGGAGGTAGAAAGTGTGGGATTGAAGGACAAGTTTTTTGAATTGGGCGGCAATTCTCTACAAGCGGCACAGTTTATCAATCAAGTGCAAAAAGAGTTGCAAGAATCCATTTTTATTGTCACCATTTTCGACAATCCAACCATTGCAGAATATGCGGCTATGCTTCGGCGGGATTATAAGGAGGCTTTGGACAGACATCCTGTTTTTAACCATATAGGGACATTGAATACCGAAACACCCTTATCTACACAAACACCTAAAGACACAAACACATACAGACATTTTAGTAAAACTTCTCTACCCACCTTAAAGGAAGCTGACTTCAATAATTTCCATCAATACATTCCGACTACTGCCATCCTACAAAATCGAAATTTCGAAGAAACAACCGCTACCAAACCGATTATCTTCATCCTTGCACCTCCTCGTTCTGGTACAACACTTTTGAGGGTCATGCTGGCAGGGCATCCACAACTTTTTGCAGCCAATGAACTGCAATTGTTGGGGTTTGACACCATGCGAGAACGAAATACAGCCTACAGTGGCAAGTTTGGTTTGTGGAAAGAGGGATTGATTCGGACGGTGATGGAATTGCAGGGATGTGATGCCGACCATGCTAAATTTTCGATTTTTCAGTGCGAGCAACAAGGACGTAAAACCTTTGAAATGTACCGTTTATTACAGCATTGGTTGGGTGATAAAATCCTTGTAGATAAATCCCCTTCCTATTCGATGGACTCCAACATCTTGCAGCAAGCGGCGCAACAATTTGGTGAAAAAGCGATTTTCATACACTTGGTTCGACATCCTTATGCCATGATTCAGTCTTTTGCCAAAATGCGAATGAACCAAGTAGCCTATCTCCTACCCCATTCCTACAATGCCCGTGAAATTGGTGAATTGACATGGACCCACAGCCACCAAAATATCTATCGTTTCCTCAAAAACATTCCTGCAAACCGCCAATACCGCCTTCATTTTGAACAACTCGCACAAAATCCTGAGCAACACCTTCAGGCAATGTGTGAACAAATTGGACTGCAATTCCACAAAAATATGGCGAACCCTTATCAAAATATTGAATCCAAAATGGTGGATGGTATTTATTCGGATAGCAAGGCAATGGGCGACCCAAAGTTATTACAGCAAAAATCCATCAATCCAAAATTGGCGGATAGTTGGCGAGGAGTCTTGAAAAATGATTTTTTGAGTGCGACCACATGGGAAGTATATCGGCAGTTTGAAGATTTTTTGTAAAAAAATGAAAAAAAACTTTCAATTCGGAGTTCCCAAAACGTCTATTGATATATTAAGTAACAATAATAAAAAGGAAATTAAGATTAAAAGCGGCATTTTTTTTAGTAATTGGTTTAATCATCTCCAATAGTTTGACTATTGGAGATTTTTTTTTGAGTTATTCTTGCATGGAGCCTGAAGACTTAAACGTGCAAAATTTACCCATCAATTTAAATTTGACTGAACACTTTAAGTGAGAAATTCAACTCACCAAAACAGATTATTTGATCTATATACCGATTTTGACCATCCAGATGTATCGGTTGAAGATGACAAAGATGCTGTCCAATGCTTCTACATACAGTTGTCAATGATTTTAGCAGTAAATTTCAACAAGATTCTTGCAAAATGACAAAAACAAGAGCGCATTTTATAACAAAATCTCCATATCTCTGCGCCTCTTCGTTCAAAATCAATCTAATACAAGTTCGTCAATTTTCCAAGTTTCGAACATTCGGCCAACAAGATTCCTTCTGAATGACAAAAGAAAAAATCCACATACCTCTGTACCTCTGTACCTCTGCGTTCAATAAAAAACAACGCACTATAAATTCTCTCTCAACCGCTTCAAATCTTCTGGGTTTTTCGCCAAAATACTGTAGGTACTCGCCAATTTCTGCAACTGTTCGGGAGTAGGCACTTCGAGGTTCACCTCTAGTTTGTCGAAAATGTGGATCCACGTCAACAGTTCTGCCGTTGCAGGTCGTTTGCGTAGTTTTTTGGCTCTGATTTCGGTGAAATGGTCAATACAACGACTCCGTGATCGGTCAGTGCTTGTGGATAGTTCACAAGTTAATAATGTAAGAAAAATCAAGTGACCAAAAAGAGCCATTATTATAGAATGCCGTAGTCTCCACATCGTCTTCTCCCAAATATACAATCATCTCACCCGTCATTGGGCGTGGCTCACCACCACCTGTCCTATAGTGAATACCATAGCGAATATGGTTTTTAGAACCAATCTTTTGCTCGGAAAATAGTCCAAAGTTTAGAAAACGGTAGCTAATACCAGTTATATAGTATTCAGCATACAGACTCCCCACATCACAAGGAAAATTAAACACGCCACCACAATTAGCTGCTATAAGTCCTGTCGTTGGATACCAAGTTTGATTGTAGCCTATCAATGCACCAATAGATCGTCTGCCTTGTTGAATAGGTACTTTAAAATACGTATTGAGACCGACTGTAAAGTTGCCATTCATTGAAGATATTGGAGGAATATCTTTTAGGTTTCCGACTCGTGAAAATCTTTCAGGATTAACTACATACTGCTTTAAATGATGGGCAAGACTCAACTCTATACCTATTCTATCGCTAAATTGAAGACCTAGTGCCACCTGCACAGGAATCGCCAAACCAACCTGCTGTACATTTTCAATATCTTCTAATACCTGCGTATAAGTACCTCCCAAACCTGCTCCTATAGATAGGTATAAGGGTGAAGGAGATTGAGCAGATACTTGTAAGCAGAAAAAGATGAATGAAAGTAAAATTGTGTATTGAAGTTTCATTTTATTGTATTTATAGTTTAGTAAAACAGGTCGTTTGCGTAGTTTTTTGGCTCTGATTTCGGTGAAATGGTCAATACAACGACTCCGTGATCGGTCAGTGCTTGTGGATAGTTCACAAGTTAATAATATAAGCAAAATCAAGTGACCAAAAAGAGCCATTGTTGTAGAAGGGGATATTCTCCACTTCATCTTCTCCCAAATATACAATCATCTCGCCTGTCATTGGGCGTGGCTCACCACCACCTGTCCTATAGTGAATACCATAGCGAATATGATTTTTTAATCCGATTTTTTGCTCGGAAAATAGTCCAAAGTTTAGAAAACGGTAGCTAATACCAGATATATCGTATCCAGCATACAGCATTCCTAAATCACAATCAAAATTACGTTCACCACCACAGGTAGCAGTTCCAACACCTGTTGCAGGATAAAAGGCTTGGTTATAGCCCACCAATGCACCAATAGACCGTCTGCCTTGTTGAATAGGTAATTTGAGATACGCATTAAGACCGACCGTAAAGTTGCCACTCATTGTAGTCAGACCTCTTGTTACTCTTATTGGGTTTCCGACTCGTGAAAATCTGTCAAGATTGACTTGATACTGCTTTAAATGATGGGCAAAACTCAACTCTATACCTATCCTGTCACTAAATCGGAAGCCCAGTGCCATCTGTATAGGAATCGCCAAACCAACCTGCTGTACATTTTCAATATCTTCTAATACCTGCGTATAAGTACCTCCCAAACCTGCTCCCATGGATAAGTATAAGGGTGAAGGCGATTGAGCGGATGTTTGTAAGTAGAAGAATATGAAAAAAAGTGAAATTGTGTATTGAGGTTTCATTTTATTGTATTTATAATTTAGTAAAACGGAAAGTTTGGGTATTGTTCTCAAACTGCAAAAACTCCACTGCTCGACCATTGTTCAAAAACTCGCTGATAAGCTTCATGTTACATCAATCAGTGAACGTTTGTGCGATAAAGTAAGTTAATACGGGGGTCGGTCGGGAATTGTTTTGGTGTATTATTTAGGCATAAATTGAAGGTTATAGGTGAATCAATAAAGTTTATAGTTTGCTTATTTTCAAGTCTTTTTTACTATAAATTTGTGGTACTGCTAATATACACTATTTTTTTGAGACATGCAAGCCCGTTTTGAAGTTTGATGTGGTTTTATTGCCTAAACAATAGTTCGTGCAATTTTTAATGAACACAGAAGCACGGAGGCACAGAGTTTTGATTATCAAATAATTAGCAAAATAAAAATTATCTTCTAAACTGTTGATAATTAAATTGTTGTGATTTCTGCACGAACTATTGCTAAATACTGGACAAAACGCTTTATTGACTGGGAATCTAAACCTTACCTTATAGGTTTTTCTTTATAAGAATTCACTTGATTAATATTTTCGTATAGCGTTTCAAGTTTTAAACCTATAAGGTTTTACCCAACAAGTACACTTTTGAAGTTTGATGTGATTGTATGATTATTATCAAAGGTCCTCCCGCAACCGCTTCAAATCTTCTGGGTTTTTCGCCAAAATACTGTAGGTACTCGCCAATTTTTGCAACTGTTCGGGAGTAGGCACTTCGAGGTTCACCTCTAGTTTGTCGAGAATGTGGATCCACGCCAAAAGTTCCGCTGTTGCAGGTCGTTTGCGTAGTTTTTTGGCTCTGATTTCGGTGAAATGGTCAATTGCAGCCTCCAACATACGCTGCCGAAATCCTTCACTCAATTGCAGCCGTTTGTTTACAATCTCTCGCAGCATATCTTTTTCAGGAAAAGGAATGTGGTAATACACACATCGCCGCAAAAAAGCATCGGGTAAGTTTTTCTCTGAATTGCTCGTCAAAATCACAATCGGGCGAAAACGTTGGTCTTGTATGCTGTATTTTTTACCCGTTTCCGACACCATAAAACTCATGTTCTCAATCTCGTGCAAGATGTTGTTCGGGAAATCACGGGTTGCTTTGTCAATTTCGTCAATCAGCACCACTGATTTTTGCGCTCCAATGTGCTGCAATTCTTGGGGCAGTAAAGCACGTACATTCGCATCATCATAAGACGACAAAATCGCTTTTCCAAGTGCTTCAAAATGAATGTAGTCGTTTACCTCAATATCCGTTTTTTTGATTTGGGTATGGTGAAAATGACCGAGTGAATCGTAGCGGTAAAAAAGGTCTTTTGCAGCAGAATCGGTTTTAGCATTGAAAACCAAGGGTTCACCCAATCCCAATTCCCATGCAATACTTTTCGCCAAGTGCGTTTTGCCTGTTCCTGGTTCACCTGTCAACAACAGAGGTTGCCCCAATGCCAAAGCGACATTGACCGCATCTCGCAAATAATCACTAGCAATGTAGCCACTGGGTTCGTCGAGTTTACCGAGATGTTGGTAGGTAGGAAGTTCAAAACGGCTTTGTCGCCCATTTCCTTGATAGATATCGAAATTGTACATAGAAGGAATTTATTGTTTTCATTGAAGCTATAACACATTATACCTTTATAACGATTTAAGATTCAATAAAATTCCTTCTTCACATAAGATTTTATCAAATAACTCTATTCACATCAAAATGCTCCAAATAGTATTTCACACGATTCAAGAAAGTGCTACCCAATGCGCCGTCAACAATTCGGTGATCGTAAGAGAGCGAGGCAATCATCAAATGTCGAATCGCAATCACGTCTCCATATTTGGTTTCCATCACCGCAGGTTTTTTGCGGATAGCCCCTACTGCCAAAATCGCTACTTGAGGTTGATTGATGATCGGTGTTCCCATGATACTGCCAAACGTTCCCACATTGGTGAGTGTGAACGTACCGCCTTGAACCTCTTGGGGTTTCAGTTGATTAGTTCTCGCACGATTGGCTAGGTCATTGACCGATTTGGCAAGTCCTACGAGACTTTTGTGGTCGGCATTGTGAATCACAGGCACAATCAAATTACCGCTTGGAGTAGCCGTTGCCATTCCGATATTGAGGTCTTTGCGGACAATCATCTTGTAGCCATCCACAGAAGCATTTACCAATGGATAATCTT
The Chitinophagales bacterium genome window above contains:
- a CDS encoding amino acid adenylation domain-containing protein, translating into MKTNSVTSVVVSDKHLFADFIDQQTKQNPKTTAIRFNQQYLTYQALNNSTNQLAHYLQDKGVQKGTMVAISVERSLEMVVGILGIMKAGGIYVPIDPSYPDERIQYILEDTSTKILLTQQHLITKFGEVEQVISFETDWLNILNYPTEAPFVELQNHDLAYIIYTSGSTGKPKGVMVTHENLWYSTTARLQYYPDKVRSFLLLSSFAFDSSVAGIFWTLADGGTLVLPPQNTEKDPLCLVNLIEEHHISHLLCLPSLHNLLLDYPTSKLVSLQTVIVAGEACPKSLVNKHYQVLPSINLYNEYGPTEGSVWSTVYYCPKQMIEAQSVPIGKGIAHAKIYILDENQQPVKLGEQGEIYIGGKGVAKGYLHQTKLTDEKFLELQISNEKPAKVYRTGDLGSWLSDGNIEFLGRTDHQIKLRGYRIELGEIEEVICQQAGVQEAVVVVKGNAANSRKLVAYATLQPGYPLKEVEIKANLKQHLPEYMIPTNIVFLKEIPRTPNGKINRKSLSELQLPFENTNRTLKSNHLLQRQNDALENFMLQLWCEILEVESVGLKDKFFELGGNSLQAAQFINQVQKELQESIFIVTIFDNPTIAEYAAMLRRDYKEALDRHPVFNHIGTLNTETPLSTQTPKDTNTYRHFSKTSLPTLKEADFNNFHQYIPTTAILQNRNFEETTATKPIIFILAPPRSGTTLLRVMLAGHPQLFAANELQLLGFDTMRERNTAYSGKFGLWKEGLIRTVMELQGCDADHAKFSIFQCEQQGRKTFEMYRLLQHWLGDKILVDKSPSYSMDSNILQQAAQQFGEKAIFIHLVRHPYAMIQSFAKMRMNQVAYLLPHSYNAREIGELTWTHSHQNIYRFLKNIPANRQYRLHFEQLAQNPEQHLQAMCEQIGLQFHKNMANPYQNIESKMVDGIYSDSKAMGDPKLLQQKSINPKLADSWRGVLKNDFLSATTWEVYRQFEDFL
- a CDS encoding MoxR family ATPase, with protein sequence MYNFDIYQGNGRQSRFELPTYQHLGKLDEPSGYIASDYLRDAVNVALALGQPLLLTGEPGTGKTHLAKSIAWELGLGEPLVFNAKTDSAAKDLFYRYDSLGHFHHTQIKKTDIEVNDYIHFEALGKAILSSYDDANVRALLPQELQHIGAQKSVVLIDEIDKATRDFPNNILHEIENMSFMVSETGKKYSIQDQRFRPIVILTSNSEKNLPDAFLRRCVYYHIPFPEKDMLREIVNKRLQLSEGFRQRMLEAAIDHFTEIRAKKLRKRPATAELLAWIHILDKLEVNLEVPTPEQLQKLASTYSILAKNPEDLKRLREDL